The following proteins are encoded in a genomic region of Arachis ipaensis cultivar K30076 chromosome B02, Araip1.1, whole genome shotgun sequence:
- the LOC107625252 gene encoding vacuolar amino acid transporter 1-like, with the protein MKNSVSDRSFYIESDDEDEEKDLNNVDQGNDSDDSHEWNDHDAMRKPSSYSMAWPQSYRQSIDLLGSVPSPNIGFLGTTSLSRLGSSFIVPPLIKRHPPVPDTIPSAKKPLLQPTDIDDQRRSSHSLHPPHLLRGSTRNVISKVAHDHEVHFSGQCTFGQAVLNGINALCGVGILSTPYALKEGGWVALSVLFIFSAFSFYTGLLLRHCLDSEPGLETYPDIGQAAFGTSGRIFISVILYSELYACCIEYIILESDNLSSLFPNAHLSLGGLELNPHVLFAILTTLAILPTVYLRDLRILSYLSACGVLATTLVVLCLFWVGLIDNVGIHSKGTTINLATFPVAMGLYGYCYSGHAVFPNLYTAMANRNQFPAVLLVCFALCTVMYAAVAIMGYTMFGEYTLSQYTLNMPQGIVATKLAVWTTVVNPFTKYALSLTPVAKCLEELIPLNDPKFNLYSIFIRTMLVVSTLLVGLSVPFFGLVMSLIGSLLTMFVSLILPSACFLKIKWGKISQIQVALCVTVMIVAVVSSAFGSYSAISEIIEQLFG; encoded by the exons ATGAAAAACTCCGTTTCAGATCGCAGTTTCTACATTGAGAGCGACGACGAAGATGAGGAGAAGGATTTGAACAATGTAGATCAAGGAAACGATTCAGACGATTCGCatgaatggaatgatcacgacgCAATGAGAAAACCCAGTTCCTACAGCATGGCATGGCCTCAAAGTTACAG GCAATCCATTGATCTGTTAGGCAGTGTACCATCACCAAATATTGGATTTTTGGGCACTACCTCCCTATCAAGATTAGGAAGTTCTTTTATTGTTCCACCTTTGATAAAGAGGCACCCCCCAGTTCCAGATACAATTCCGTCAGCAAAGAAACCTCTGCTACAACCAACAGACATTGATGATCAGCGGCGGAGCTCCCATAGCCTGCATCCTCCCCATCTGTTGAGGGGTTCTACTAGGAATGTGATTTCCAAGGTTGCTCATGATCATGAAGTTCATTTTTCTGGCCAATGCACTTTTGGTCAAGCTGTGCTTAATG GCATAAATGCTCTTTGTGGTGTTGGAATCCTTTCTACCCCTTATGCCCTCAAAGAAGGTGGATGGGTTGCGCTTTCAGTCTTGTTTATATTTTCAGCTTTCAGCTTCTATACTGGGTTGCTATTACGTCACTGCTTGGATAGTGAACCTGGGCTTGAGACATACCCTGACATTGGCCAAGCAGCTTTTGGTACTAGTGGACGCATTTTCATTTCT GTAATATTATACTCGGAATTATAT GCTTGTTGCATAGAATATATAATTTTGGAGAGCGATAACTTATCTTCATTGTTTCCAAATGCGCACCTAAGTTTAGGTGGACTTGAATTGAACCCTCATGTTCTATTTGCAATTTTGACCACCTTGGCTATTCTTCCTACTGTTTATCTTCGTGATTTGCGCATTCTGAGTTACCTCTCAG CATGTGGTGTTCTTGCAACAACTTTGGTGGTTCTCTGCTTGTTTTGGGTTGGCTTAATAGATAATGTTGGCATTCACAGCAAAGGAACTACAATCAATCTTGCAACTTTTCCTGTTGCTATGGGTCTCTATGGTTACTGCTACTCAGGACATGCTGTGTTCCCAAACTTGTATACAGCCATGGCAAACAGAAATCAATTCCCTGCAGTGCTTTTAGTATG TTTTGCACTCTGTACAGTTATGTATGCTGCAGTAGCTATTATGGGATACACAATGTTTGGAGAATATACATTGTCTCAGTACACTCTTAACATGCCTCAAGGCATAGTGGCCACCAAACTTGCTGTGTGGACAACG GTGGTGAATCCATTTACCAA atatgcattgagtTTGACTCCAGTGGCAAAGTGTCTAGAGGAGCTGATACCATTAAACGACCCCAAGTTTAACTTATATTCAATCTTCATCCGAACAATGTTAGTGGTTTCTACACTGCTTGTTGGTCTTTCTGTTCCCTTTTTTG GTTTGGTAATGTCATTGATTGGATCTTTACTCACAATGTTCGTT TCCTTGATTCTTCCCTCTGCTTGTTTCCTAAAGATTAAATGGGGCAAAATCTCTCAAATTCAG GTAGCACTTTGTGTTACAGTTATGATAGTAGCTGTTGTATCCTCCGCTTTTGGATCATATTCAGCAATCTCAGAGATTATTGAACAGTTGTTTGGATAA